A stretch of the Amia ocellicauda isolate fAmiCal2 chromosome 10, fAmiCal2.hap1, whole genome shotgun sequence genome encodes the following:
- the pin4 gene encoding peptidyl-prolyl cis-trans isomerase NIMA-interacting 4 translates to MPPKQGKGGKGGKGAAASGSDDSDKKKPQKGGTSVKVRHILCEKHGKCMEAMEKLKAGVRFSEVASQYSEDKARQGGDLGWMTRGSMVGPFQDAAFALSVSTMDKPVYTDPPVKTKFGYHIIMVEGKK, encoded by the exons ATGCCACCGAAGCAGGGCAAAGGAGGTAAAGGTGGAAAGG GTGCCGCCGCGTCAGGAAGTGATGATTCTGATAAGAAGAAGCCCCAGAAAGGAGGCACTTCAGTTAAG GTCAGACACATTCTCTGTGAAAAGCATGGCAAGTGTATGGAGGCCATGGAAAAACTGAAAGCTGGAGTTCGGTTCAGTGAAGTGGCATCTCAATATAGTGAAGACAAAGCCAGACAAGGA GGGGACCTGGGCTGGATGACCAGAGGCTCCATGGTGGGTCCTTTCCAAGATGCCGCTTTTGCTTTGTCGGTCAGCACTATGGACAAGCCCGTGTACACAGACCCTCCGGTGAAAACCAAGTTTGGCTATCACATTATTATGGTGGAAGGCAAGAAGTAA